GAGCTGCTGGCCGACGGTGACCGTGTCACCAACGGCGACGGCCAGGGAACCGGTCTGCATGTGCGCGGACAGGCTGTAGTACTTGACGCCGTCGATGACGTGCTCGATCTTGGCGTGCACACCGAACGGGCCACCGCTCGAGGCCTCGACCACAACACCATCGGTCACCGCGTGGATCGGTGTGCCGGCGCCGGGAGTCCAGTCGATGCCCTGGTGCTGGCTCGAGCAGGCGGCGCACGGTGCGTTGCGCGGACCGAAGTCGGCGCTCATCGCGACTCCGCCGGCCAACGGCCAGCCCACAACGGTGAAGTAGCTGAGGGCGAAACCGTCGCGCACCACGGGGGGCTCGACGACCTCGGCCGGTACGGCCAGGGTCTGCAGAGCCGCGCTGTACTGCGCGTCGGTCGGCTGGACGGCATCGGCGGGTATCGAGTTGATGGTGGCCATGCTGCCGACGAAGAGGGCTGCGGTGACCGCGAGGTGGCGGCGGCTGACGTTCAGGAGTCCGCCATAGCGGGCGGAGCGGACGTGGGTGTGACGGGGCAAAGGGATATCTCCGGGGGTAGGGCACGGGAGTGCGAACGCGCGTGGAAAGCACAGCGCGACATCGAGCACAGGCTGGGGCACACCGAGAATTGCGGTGGCCGCGGACTTCCCAGTCCCCCTCTAGACGGTATTAATCACGCCAAGGAAACTGGATCCGGCAGCAGAACTGCCTTCATAAAGTGTGACTTATTAGCCTCAACGTTCCCTGAACGTTCACGAATCGTTACCAAACGATCAATCCTCAGAGGGAGGAAGGTGCTAGGCGCGCGCCTACAGCGGGGCGTCCAGCGATCGTGACAGGTCGTGCAGCAGTGCCTCCACCTGCGGTTCGACGAGGCGTTCCACGGCATCGTGAATCCGGTGCCGGTGGTCGGTGAGAGCGAGGCACACGGCCATCCCGGTGCGGGTGGCGTGGTCGTCCGCGAGCGCCATTTCATGGCGAAGCGCCGCCTTCGCGGCATTCGTCAACGGTGGAGGTTCCGGCAGCCGGATGCCGAGAGCGGCGTTCTCCGCGAGTTCGGCCATCGTGAACAAGAAGGGTTGGCCGGGATCCGGCTCCGGGTCGATGTCGAGACCTTGGTATTCCGGGGCGAGCCCGTCGTTCGGCCGATACGGCCTGGCCTGCTGCCTGGCCTCGGAATCGCGCAGCTCGCGGCTGAGCAGCGGGAGGCTGCGCTCCGTGTAGGAATCGACTTCGGCTTCGATGAGCGCACTCAGCCTCATCACGAGCGCGTGTTTGACGCTGTGCGGGATGTCGTAGTCGAACCCGGCTGCCTCCACCAGCGGTGAACCGGTGCAGCGTCGACAGAGCCGAGTTCTGGAGCGGTGCGTACTCGGCTGCCAGCGCGTCAACCAGCGCAGCCACGCGTCAACGGCAACCTGAACGCGCGCGTCAATCGACGGCTCGGCGGTGTCCTGCCCCATAGTCAGTCACGGTACCGCGTTGCGGGCCAACATTCACGCCGTGGCGGCGGGTTTCTCGCGATTGACGACCCGCCGGGACACGAAGACGATGACGATCGCCACGGCCGCACCGATACCCGTCTCGATCACGCGATCCACCAGCAGTGGTCCCCACGGGTCGCGGGGACCGAGATTGCTCGCGCCGAGGGCCAGCGGGGTGATGAACAGCAGCGCGGTGCCATAGTGCCTGGCCACGAACAGCTCTGCGCCAAGCTGGGCCAGCACGATGAAGATGATCAGGGTGAGCGGGCTCGGCTCCCAGAGGAACAGTGCCGCGGCGACCAGCACGCCTGCAGCGGTGCCGAAGAACCGGTGGAACATGCGGCGGTAGCCGGTGAGGGAGGCGAGCGTCGGCATGATCGCGGCGACGGCAACGGCGGCCCAGTACGGGTGCCCGATGCCCGACGCGAGGGCGAGCAGCCACGCGCCCACCACCCCGATCACGTTGACCAGGGCGAGGTACCAGTACGTGCGCTCCTTCACCGGCGCGAGCGCGCGCTTGGGACGCCGGTGCAGCGGGCGGAAGACTGCGCGGGCAGGCCGCGGTGCGATCTTCCGCAGAACCCAGCCGCTCATGCCGATCAGCACCGAGAAGGCGGCGGATGAGGCTGCCACGAGCAGCGCCTGCGGCACGTCCTGCGGTTCGATCGGCACGTTCGCGATGACCAGCAGCGCGAAGACGAAGAAGATCGACCCGCGCGGAATCCACCCCATGATCTCGCTCATCGCGATGCCGAAGGCGACGACGAGTGCCAGGGCCACGCCGAGCACCCAGATCGGTGCGTCGTACGCCGAGAGCAGGGTGGCCACGCTGATAATCGCAAGAAGCGAGAGTGCGGCGACGGTGAGCGTCTGGAACCGCAGCCGGTAGGGCTCACTGCGCCCGTAGAGCGAGGTGAACGCGCCGAACGAGGCGTAGACGGAGAGATCGAGTCGGCCGAGTCCGAGCAGAATCAGCAGCGGCACCAGCAACGAAATGGAGGCCCGGATGCCGGCCTCGAATTCGAGAGCTCCGACGCCGGTGAACCACCTGCGCCAAAGTCTTTTCACCTCGTCAATCTTAGTGCGGGTGGCGAGGTCATTCCGCCGTGACGAAGTCGATCAGCTCCTCGACCCGGCCGAGCAGCACCGGTTCGAGGTCGGCGTAACTGTTCACGGTGCCGAGGATGCGCTTCCAGGCTCGGGCGATGTCGGCCTGGTCCTCGTGCGGCCAGCCCAGCGCCTCGCAGATGCCGTGCTTCCACTCGATCCCGCGGTCGATCACCGGCCATGCCGACAGGCCGAGGCGCGCCGGTTTCACCGCCTGCCAGATGTCGATGAACGGATGCCCCACCACGAGCACCGTGCCGCCGTGCTTGCCGCGGGCGACGGCATCCGCGATCCTGCTCTCTTTCGACCCTTTCACGAGGTGGTCGACCAGCACGCCCACCTTGCGGTCAGGCGTCGGCGCGAACTCGCGGATGATCGCCTCCAGGTCGTCGATCCCGGACAGGTACTCGACGACGACGCCTTCGATCCTCAGGTCATCGCCCCAGACGCGCTCCACGAGTTCTGCGTCGTGCCGGCCCTCCACGTAGATGCGGCTGGCACGCGCCACCCGCGCCTTGTGCCCGGCGACGGCGACGGAGCCGGACGCGGTGCGCACCAGCCCGGTGGGTGCGGCGGCCGCGGGATGCTTCAGCACCACGGGTTTGCCGTCGATCAGGAAGCCAGCGCCGAGCGGGAACGCGCGCACCTTGCCGAAACGGTCCTCGAGCTCGACCAACCGGCCCTCGATGCGCACCACGGCGCCGCAGAACCCGGTTCCGACCTCTTCGACGACCAGGTCACGGGTCGCCTCCACCTCGGCCGCCGCGATCTTGTTCGCGGTCTTCCAGTTGGTGGCCAGCACATCGCCGCCGTAGCTGCCGTACCTATCGCTCGGGTCGTAGTTCACCGATCGAGG
This Salinibacterium sp. ZJ450 DNA region includes the following protein-coding sequences:
- a CDS encoding M23 family metallopeptidase, which produces MPRHTHVRSARYGGLLNVSRRHLAVTAALFVGSMATINSIPADAVQPTDAQYSAALQTLAVPAEVVEPPVVRDGFALSYFTVVGWPLAGGVAMSADFGPRNAPCAACSSQHQGIDWTPGAGTPIHAVTDGVVVEASSGGPFGVHAKIEHVIDGVKYYSLSAHMQTGSLAVAVGDTVTVGQQLGTVGSTGVSTGAHLHFEIHDAAGTPIDPYGWLSARVNG
- a CDS encoding spermidine/putrescine ABC transporter substrate-binding protein; its protein translation is MGQDTAEPSIDARVQVAVDAWLRWLTRWQPSTHRSRTRLCRRCTGSPLVEAAGFDYDIPHSVKHALVMRLSALIEAEVDSYTERSLPLLSRELRDSEARQQARPYRPNDGLAPEYQGLDIDPEPDPGQPFLFTMAELAENAALGIRLPEPPPLTNAAKAALRHEMALADDHATRTGMAVCLALTDHRHRIHDAVERLVEPQVEALLHDLSRSLDAPL
- a CDS encoding FUSC family protein; translation: MKRLWRRWFTGVGALEFEAGIRASISLLVPLLILLGLGRLDLSVYASFGAFTSLYGRSEPYRLRFQTLTVAALSLLAIISVATLLSAYDAPIWVLGVALALVVAFGIAMSEIMGWIPRGSIFFVFALLVIANVPIEPQDVPQALLVAASSAAFSVLIGMSGWVLRKIAPRPARAVFRPLHRRPKRALAPVKERTYWYLALVNVIGVVGAWLLALASGIGHPYWAAVAVAAIMPTLASLTGYRRMFHRFFGTAAGVLVAAALFLWEPSPLTLIIFIVLAQLGAELFVARHYGTALLFITPLALGASNLGPRDPWGPLLVDRVIETGIGAAVAIVIVFVSRRVVNREKPAATA
- a CDS encoding DUF3097 domain-containing protein, translating into MNYDPSDRYGSYGGDVLATNWKTANKIAAAEVEATRDLVVEEVGTGFCGAVVRIEGRLVELEDRFGKVRAFPLGAGFLIDGKPVVLKHPAAAAPTGLVRTASGSVAVAGHKARVARASRIYVEGRHDAELVERVWGDDLRIEGVVVEYLSGIDDLEAIIREFAPTPDRKVGVLVDHLVKGSKESRIADAVARGKHGGTVLVVGHPFIDIWQAVKPARLGLSAWPVIDRGIEWKHGICEALGWPHEDQADIARAWKRILGTVNSYADLEPVLLGRVEELIDFVTAE